Proteins from a single region of Neomonachus schauinslandi chromosome 10, ASM220157v2, whole genome shotgun sequence:
- the PXMP4 gene encoding peroxisomal membrane protein 4 produces MAVPPQLLSLLHAVNELLRKRRYHSALAMLKGFRNGAVYGAKIRAPHALVMTFLFRSGSLQEKLRAILQATYTHSRNLAYFVFTYKGLCALQAHVQGKTYQVHSFLAAFIGGLLVFGENNNINSQINMYLLSRLLFALCRLGVEKGYIPEPRWDPFPLFTGLVWGLVLWLFEYHRPTLQPSLQSSMTYLYQDSNVWHDISDFLLYNKSLPSK; encoded by the exons ATGGCCGTCCCGCCGCAGCTACTATCCCTGCTCCATGCGGTCAACGAACTGTTGCGCAAGCGCCGCTACCACTCTGCTTTGGCCATGCTTAAAGGCTTCCGGAACGGTGCAGT CTATGGAGCCAAAATCCGGGCCCCTCACGCGCTCGTCATGACCTTTCTCTTCCGGAGTGGCAG CCTCCAGGAGAAGCTGCGGGCCATCCTGCAAGCCACGTACACCCACTCCCGGAACCTGGCCTACTTTGTGTTCACCTATAAGGGGCTCTGCGCCCTGCAGGCCCACGTGCAGGGCAAGACCTACCAGGTGCACTCGTTCCTGGCTGCCTTCATTGGGGGCTTGCTGGTGTTTGGAGAGAACAATAACATCAACAGCCAG ATCAACATGTACCTGCTCTCCCGCCTCCTGTTTGCCCTGTGCCGCCTGGGCGTGGAGAAGGGCTACATTCCCGAGCCCAGGTGGGACCCATTCCCCCTGTTCACCGGGCTGGTGTGGGGGCTGGTGCTGTGGCTTTTTGAGTACCACCGGCCCACTCTGCAGCCATCCCTGCAGTCCTCCATGACCTACCTGTACCAGGACAGCAATGTCTGGCATGACATCTCAGACTTCCTCCTCTACAACAAGAGCCTCCCCTCGAAGTAA
- the E2F1 gene encoding LOW QUALITY PROTEIN: transcription factor E2F1 (The sequence of the model RefSeq protein was modified relative to this genomic sequence to represent the inferred CDS: deleted 1 base in 1 codon), translated as MDPVAVAYVTWPGLCRQRRPGAERDRALAAACRHGPAPPPLPATRAARAVSAMAVAPAGGPCAPALEALLGAGALRLLDSSQIVIISTAQDASAPPAPAAPAAGPRDPDLLLFATPQAPRPTPSAPRPALGRPPVKRRLDLETDHQYLAESSGPARGRGRHPGKGVKSPGEKSRYETSLNLTTKRFLELLSRSADGVVDLNWAAEVLKVQKRRIYDITNVLEGIQLIAKKSKNHIQWLGSHAAVGIGGRLEGLTQDLRQLQESERQLDHLIHICTTQLRLLSEDSDSQRLAYVTCQDLRSIADPAEQMVMVIKAPPETQLQAVDSSETFQISLKSKQGPIDVFLCPEETAGGISPGKTLSQGTASGEEDRAVHPATTVPPPSSPPSSPAADPSQSLLSLEQEPLLSRMGGLRAPMDEDRLSPLVAADSLLEHVREDFSGLLPEEFISLSPPQEALDYHFGLEEGEGIRDLFDCDFGDLTPLDF; from the exons ATGGACCCCGTCGCCGTCGCCTACGTCACA TGGCCGGGACTTTGCAGGCAGCGGCGGCCG GGGGCGGAGCGGGATCGAGCCCTCGCCGCGGCCTGCCGCCATgggcccgcgccgccgccgctgccTGCCACCCGGGCCGCGCGGGCCGTGAGCGCCATGGCCGTGGCCCCCGCAGGCGGCCCATGCGCGCCGGCGCTGGAGGCCCTGCTCGGGGCCGGCGCGCTGCGGCTGCTCGACTCCTCGCAGATCGTCATCATCTCCACGGCGCAGGACGCCAGCGCCCCGCCGGCCCCCGCCGCGCCCGCCGCCGGCCCCCGCGACCCCGACCTGCTGCTCTTCGCCACGCCGCAGGCGCCCCGGCCCACACCCAGCGCGCCGCGCCCTGCGCTGGGCCGCCCGCCG GTAAAGCGGAGGTTGGACCTGGAAACTGACCATCAGTACCTGGCTGAGAGCAGCGGGCCAGCCCGGGGCAGAGGCCGCCACCCGGGAAAAG GTGTGAAATCCCCAGGGGAGAAGTCACGCTATGAGACCTCGCTGAATCTGACCACAAAACGCTTCCTGGAGCTGCTGAGCCGCTCAGCTGATGGCGTTGTTGATCTGAACTGGGCAGCCGAGGTGCTGAAGGTGCAGAAACGGCGCATCTACGACATCACCAATGTCCTCGAGGGCATCCAGCTCATTGCCAAGAAGTCCAAGAACCACATCCAGTGGCT AGGCAGCCACGCGGCAGTGGGGATCGGTGGGCGGCTTGAAGGACTGACCCAGGACCTCCGGCAGCTCCAGGAGAGTGAGCGGCAGCTGGACCACCTGATCCACATCTGTACCACACAGCTGCGGCTGCTGTCTGAGGACTCCGACAGCCAGCG CCTGGCCTACGTGACCTGCCAGGACCTTCGTAGCATCGCAGACCCTGCAGAGCAGATGGTCATGGTGATCAAGGCCCCTCCCGAGACCCAGCTCCAAGCTGTAGACTCCTCAGAG ACCTTTCAGATCTCCCTTAAGAGCAAACAAGGCCCCATTGACGTTTTCCTGTGCCCTGAGGAGACTGCAGGCGGGATCAGCCCTGGGAAGACCCTGTCCCAGGGGACAGCTTCTGGGGAGGAGGACCGGGCAGTTCACCCTGCCACCACAGTGCCACCGCCATCATCTCCCCCTTCGTCCCCTGCTGCGGATCCCAGCCaatccctgctcagcctggagcaAG aaCCTCTGCTTTCCCGGATGGGCGGCCTGCGGGCCCCCATGGATGAGGACCGCCTGTCCCCGCTGGTGGCAGCCGACTCGCTCCTGGAACATGTGCGGGAGGACttctctggcctcctccctgAGGAGTTCATCAGCCTGTCCCCCCCTCAGGAGGCCCTCGACTACCACTTTGGCCTTGAGGAGGGTGAGGGCATCAGAGACCTCTTCGACTGTGACTTTGGGGACCTTACCCCTCTGGATTTCTGA